In a genomic window of Methanogenium sp. S4BF:
- a CDS encoding argininosuccinate synthase — MGKGTVILAFSGGLDTSICVPLLKEQYGFDTVVTVAVDVGQPEKDIRMATEKGELIADKHYTIDIKERFVTEQLFPSIKANGSYEGYPMGTALARPLIAEEIAKIAKAEGATTVSHGCTGKGNDQLRFDFVFRKEGLDIIAPMREMNLTREWEMEYAEKHGIPVPVVKDKPYSVDENCWSRSIEGGKLEDPAFHPPEDIYAWTVSAAAAPDEPRELVIGFENGVPVSLDGEQLGGYALIRKLNEIAGACGVGRNDMIEDRILGLKAREVYEHPAATVLLKAHADLERLVLTRQELAFKSIVDDKWSELGYMGLVEEPLFKALSAFVDKTQERVTGTVDLVLFKGSVTVVGRSAKEAIYSDDLVSFESTTIDQNDAVGFSAYYGFQARLLAQLRK; from the coding sequence ATGGGAAAGGGAACAGTAATTCTTGCATTTTCCGGAGGCCTTGACACATCAATCTGTGTACCCCTCCTCAAAGAGCAGTATGGATTTGACACCGTTGTCACCGTTGCAGTCGATGTTGGTCAGCCGGAAAAGGACATCCGTATGGCAACCGAGAAGGGTGAACTGATTGCGGATAAGCACTACACCATCGATATCAAAGAGCGGTTTGTAACAGAACAGCTCTTCCCGTCAATCAAGGCAAACGGTTCATATGAAGGGTATCCAATGGGAACAGCCCTTGCACGCCCGCTTATCGCTGAGGAAATCGCAAAAATCGCCAAGGCCGAAGGAGCAACCACCGTCTCCCACGGCTGTACCGGGAAAGGAAATGACCAGCTCCGGTTTGACTTTGTCTTCCGCAAGGAAGGCCTTGATATCATCGCACCGATGCGTGAGATGAACCTGACCCGTGAGTGGGAGATGGAATACGCTGAAAAGCACGGCATTCCGGTACCCGTTGTAAAGGATAAGCCATACTCCGTCGATGAAAACTGCTGGAGCAGGTCCATTGAAGGCGGAAAGCTGGAAGACCCCGCATTCCATCCCCCTGAAGACATCTACGCATGGACAGTGTCGGCCGCTGCAGCACCCGACGAACCACGTGAACTCGTAATTGGGTTTGAGAACGGTGTGCCCGTCTCTCTGGACGGCGAACAGCTCGGCGGATATGCACTCATCCGGAAACTCAATGAGATTGCCGGTGCATGCGGTGTCGGCAGGAATGACATGATAGAAGACCGGATTTTAGGCCTCAAGGCCCGTGAGGTCTATGAACACCCCGCAGCAACCGTGCTCCTGAAGGCACACGCCGACCTTGAACGCCTGGTGCTTACCCGGCAGGAACTGGCATTCAAATCGATAGTGGATGACAAATGGTCAGAACTGGGATACATGGGTCTTGTGGAAGAGCCGCTCTTCAAAGCACTCTCCGCCTTTGTTGACAAAACACAGGAGCGGGTCACCGGCACCGTTGATCTTGTGCTTTTCAAGGGCAGTGTGACGGTTGTGGGACGAAGCGCAAAGGAAGCAATCTATTCTGATGATCTTGTATCCTTTGAGAGTACGACAATCGACCAGAATGATGCAGTCGGTTTCTCTGCATACTATGGTTTCCAGGCCAGATTACTCGCACAGCTCAGAAAATAA
- a CDS encoding beta-propeller domain-containing protein, whose protein sequence is MKQNIIRGILGAGIVVICVIIGAGILAEQPSETENGTGMQVFTSASGLAAYLDSMPQGENGYSTGFMGIMDGNTRVVYEEASLDNAMTPVPVPAQLPQALKSASSGSGGAEVYSSTNVQVGGVDEADFIKNDGKYIYLVTGGRLVIVDAYPPLGAGIISETPLSGTPSALFLSGDRLAVFSSVRETDFIHPDKSVAPVPYARDVTHVYVYDISDRKEPKIIRDLTVAGTYYDGRMKGDDVFLFTRESLVRHGDVLLMPEVRDGDTLIAQPPVSVPDMPGYSFQFTTITSFDIRDGSVTDAESFLLGYGSTLYASVDNIYIAYIWQQPYSGGVWDRFGQAPAEPREQSVVHRFSVEKGEISYAATGTFPGRLLNQFSLDEYKGNLRVATTVNDWTRDTWVQYNNVYVLDSGLTMKGKLEYLAPDERIYAARFIGDRLYLVTFKQMDPFFVIDLTDPTTPAVLGELKIPGYSDYLHPYDATHIIGIGKETVANEWGGFTTGGLKMALFDVADVNHPKEVGKVEIGLPGTDSEALHDHKAFLFDASRNILVLPVHEIVKVPVTGSPYDAYSTRYWQGAYVYSLTPETGFVLKGTVTHNADPQSGYYWGAPDSVLRSLYMDDVLYTVSRTKLVISGLEHPETVYGAISLPYGGERYGGGYWPVPEPLFD, encoded by the coding sequence ATGAAACAAAATATAATCCGGGGCATCTTGGGTGCCGGGATCGTCGTCATCTGTGTCATCATCGGCGCGGGGATTCTTGCCGAACAGCCTTCTGAAACAGAGAATGGAACCGGGATGCAGGTATTTACGTCTGCATCAGGACTGGCTGCATACCTGGACAGCATGCCGCAGGGGGAAAACGGGTATTCGACCGGTTTTATGGGCATCATGGATGGCAATACCCGTGTTGTTTATGAGGAGGCATCATTGGACAATGCAATGACGCCGGTGCCGGTACCGGCGCAGCTCCCGCAGGCTTTGAAAAGTGCGTCGTCCGGTTCAGGTGGGGCAGAGGTATATTCCTCCACGAATGTCCAGGTGGGAGGAGTAGATGAAGCCGATTTCATCAAAAATGACGGGAAATATATCTATCTGGTCACCGGCGGCAGACTGGTGATTGTGGATGCCTACCCGCCCCTTGGTGCAGGCATTATTTCTGAAACACCGCTTTCCGGGACTCCCTCAGCACTCTTTCTCTCGGGCGACCGGCTTGCGGTCTTTTCATCGGTCCGTGAAACCGATTTTATTCACCCCGATAAGAGTGTGGCACCCGTCCCGTATGCCCGGGATGTGACGCATGTGTATGTGTATGATATCAGCGACCGGAAAGAGCCGAAAATCATCCGTGATCTGACGGTGGCCGGCACGTATTATGACGGACGCATGAAAGGGGACGATGTCTTCCTTTTCACCCGTGAATCGCTCGTCCGGCATGGGGATGTGTTGCTGATGCCTGAGGTGCGTGACGGTGACACACTCATTGCACAACCGCCGGTATCTGTGCCGGATATGCCGGGGTATTCCTTCCAGTTTACCACGATAACCTCCTTTGATATTCGTGACGGGTCGGTCACCGATGCGGAGTCATTCCTGCTGGGATATGGGTCCACGCTCTACGCTTCTGTTGACAATATCTACATCGCGTATATCTGGCAGCAGCCATATTCCGGAGGAGTCTGGGACAGGTTCGGGCAGGCACCTGCAGAACCCCGTGAACAATCCGTGGTACACCGGTTCTCTGTAGAGAAGGGTGAAATATCCTATGCGGCCACCGGCACCTTCCCCGGCAGACTGCTGAACCAGTTTTCCCTGGATGAATACAAAGGCAACCTTAGGGTCGCCACGACGGTGAATGACTGGACACGGGATACCTGGGTGCAGTACAACAATGTCTATGTCCTTGATTCCGGCCTGACGATGAAGGGAAAACTGGAGTATCTTGCTCCGGATGAGCGAATCTATGCGGCCCGGTTTATCGGGGACCGGCTGTACCTGGTCACCTTCAAACAGATGGACCCGTTCTTTGTCATCGACCTTACCGACCCAACGACACCTGCGGTTCTGGGCGAACTGAAGATCCCCGGCTACTCCGACTACCTGCATCCGTATGATGCCACCCATATCATCGGCATCGGCAAGGAGACCGTTGCAAATGAGTGGGGAGGGTTTACCACCGGCGGGCTGAAGATGGCGCTCTTTGATGTCGCAGATGTGAACCACCCGAAGGAGGTTGGCAAAGTAGAAATTGGCCTTCCGGGCACGGACTCAGAGGCACTGCACGATCACAAGGCATTTCTCTTTGATGCATCGCGGAATATTCTCGTTCTTCCGGTGCATGAAATCGTGAAAGTGCCGGTCACCGGCAGCCCGTATGATGCGTATTCGACACGCTACTGGCAGGGGGCCTATGTCTATAGTCTGACACCGGAGACAGGCTTTGTTCTGAAGGGAACGGTGACCCACAATGCCGATCCACAGTCCGGGTATTACTGGGGTGCCCCTGACTCTGTCCTGCGGTCCCTGTATATGGATGATGTGCTCTACACGGTTTCCCGCACAAAGCTGGTGATAAGCGGTCTGGAGCACCCGGAGACGGTCTATGGCGCGATCAGCCTTCCCTATGGCGGCGAACGGTATGGTGGCGGCTACTGGCCGGTTCCGGAGCC
- a CDS encoding HEAT repeat domain-containing protein — protein MTGCDDPVYRVYAERERRRDENARILIRQLTEDGISYRVRAAEALGTCGGDVVVPHLIRAAEDDPEPDVRFMAIRSLGKRRDPLAAEPLIRMLAIGDKWIRMEAVKALGDIGHPSAALSLMNLCDDTAVPVRRAVAEALGKIECEACMSALEMMTNDEDSGVRSAARRALSSHRHDDNPQEK, from the coding sequence ATGACAGGGTGCGATGACCCGGTATATCGGGTGTATGCAGAACGGGAACGGCGGAGAGATGAGAATGCCCGTATCTTAATCCGGCAACTCACAGAGGACGGCATCTCATATCGTGTGCGGGCAGCTGAGGCCCTGGGCACCTGTGGTGGTGATGTGGTGGTGCCTCATCTTATCCGGGCAGCGGAAGATGATCCTGAACCGGATGTCCGTTTCATGGCAATACGGTCCCTTGGCAAACGAAGGGACCCTCTTGCAGCAGAGCCTCTTATCCGGATGCTTGCAATCGGCGATAAATGGATCCGCATGGAAGCGGTGAAGGCATTGGGAGATATTGGTCATCCGTCTGCCGCCCTTTCTCTGATGAATCTCTGTGACGATACTGCTGTGCCGGTAAGAAGAGCAGTCGCAGAGGCACTCGGAAAGATTGAGTGTGAAGCGTGCATGTCTGCTCTTGAGATGATGACGAATGATGAAGATTCGGGGGTCAGGTCTGCGGCACGCCGGGCGCTCTCTTCTCACCGGCATGATGACAATCCTCAGGAAAAATGA
- a CDS encoding YegP family protein, giving the protein MPHGKFEIYKDRSGEYRFRLKAANGQTIAIGQGYSSKASCMKGIASIRKNAPDAEIIELEL; this is encoded by the coding sequence ATGCCTCATGGGAAATTTGAAATTTACAAGGACCGTTCGGGGGAGTACCGGTTCCGCCTGAAGGCAGCAAATGGCCAGACCATTGCAATCGGGCAGGGGTATTCCTCCAAAGCGTCGTGCATGAAGGGTATTGCGAGTATCCGGAAAAACGCTCCTGATGCTGAGATTATTGAACTTGAACTGTAA
- a CDS encoding flavin reductase family protein, translating to MKKSISPVPLLYPSPVLLICTYGSDGRPDAMAASWAGVCCSEPPCISLGIRKTRQTWENIKDRGEFMVCIPSETLVEETDFFGIASGKNLDKFSKTGMTPVKSEIIEAPYIEECPIAIACRVRNLMHIGSHTLIVGEILSILADEEACGEDGTPDMDLIRPLLYDSQKKTYYTVGEPSGKAFSSGMKFRRNLYEP from the coding sequence ATGAAAAAATCCATCAGCCCGGTTCCGCTCCTTTACCCCAGCCCGGTGCTTCTCATCTGCACGTATGGAAGCGACGGACGTCCGGATGCAATGGCCGCCTCATGGGCCGGTGTATGCTGTTCAGAACCTCCCTGCATCTCACTGGGTATACGAAAGACACGGCAGACATGGGAGAACATCAAAGACCGCGGGGAATTTATGGTCTGCATTCCGTCTGAGACACTTGTCGAAGAGACAGATTTTTTTGGCATTGCTTCAGGGAAAAATCTGGATAAATTTTCTAAAACCGGTATGACACCGGTGAAAAGCGAGATCATTGAGGCCCCGTACATTGAGGAATGCCCCATTGCAATTGCCTGCAGGGTGCGCAACCTGATGCACATCGGTTCACACACGCTCATTGTGGGTGAAATACTCTCGATACTCGCAGATGAAGAGGCCTGTGGGGAGGACGGCACGCCGGATATGGATTTAATCCGTCCGCTTCTGTACGATTCACAGAAGAAGACATACTATACCGTCGGAGAACCGTCCGGCAAAGCCTTCTCATCCGGGATGAAGTTCAGGAGAAACCTCTATGAGCCCTGA